From a single Halorussus halophilus genomic region:
- a CDS encoding AbrB/MazE/SpoVT family DNA-binding domain-containing protein — translation MSSDRIDAESKVSGNQANIPARIRRELGIDDGDQLRWHIEDDGSIRVHVIQQRTGTFSDFDGYDGDTQTDVTTEHDAWGVDTK, via the coding sequence ATGAGTAGTGACCGTATCGACGCCGAGAGCAAGGTGTCGGGCAACCAAGCGAACATTCCTGCTCGAATCCGTCGAGAACTCGGCATCGACGACGGCGACCAGCTCCGTTGGCACATCGAAGACGACGGTAGTATTCGAGTGCACGTCATTCAACAACGGACAGGAACCTTCAGTGACTTCGACGGCTATGACGGAGACACACAAACAGACGTCACTACCGAGCACGACGCGTGGGGCGTCGATACCAAATAA
- a CDS encoding ABC transporter permease — protein sequence MSVAERFEAYRESDFVIITRRTLRNLLSERITKFAFAILVGILILGIIGPMIAPYPYNEQQTTADGELMRYESPSFEHPLGTNDRGEDVLSRLLIGARTTLITGLLAGGLMMTVGLAVGMTAGYVGGKTESFLMRLVDFMYGIPFIPFAIVLITFFGAGFYTTIAILGLVLWRFIARVIRSQVLQIKQRPYIMAAQASGASTTWIMRKHILPNIANMAALFFAMGVGLAILEQAGLSFIGVTDPFTPTWGIMIRNANQAGRVADAWWWSFPPGIMIALTVLSLYLLGRGYEGGNDDEVVV from the coding sequence ATGAGCGTCGCGGAACGGTTCGAAGCGTATCGGGAGAGCGACTTCGTAATCATCACCCGACGGACGCTCCGGAACCTCCTCTCAGAGCGAATCACCAAGTTCGCGTTCGCAATTCTAGTCGGGATTCTGATTCTGGGCATCATCGGACCGATGATCGCCCCGTACCCATACAACGAGCAGCAGACGACCGCCGACGGGGAACTGATGCGATACGAATCGCCGTCGTTCGAGCACCCGCTCGGCACCAACGACCGGGGAGAGGACGTACTCTCCCGGCTTCTGATCGGCGCGCGGACGACGCTGATCACGGGACTGCTCGCGGGTGGGCTGATGATGACCGTCGGACTGGCCGTGGGGATGACCGCCGGCTACGTCGGGGGGAAGACCGAGAGCTTCCTCATGCGTTTGGTCGACTTCATGTACGGCATCCCGTTCATCCCGTTCGCAATCGTTCTCATCACGTTCTTCGGCGCGGGCTTCTACACCACGATTGCGATTCTCGGTCTCGTCCTCTGGCGGTTCATCGCCCGAGTGATACGCTCGCAGGTGCTCCAGATCAAACAGCGGCCGTACATTATGGCCGCGCAAGCCTCGGGCGCGAGCACGACGTGGATAATGCGCAAGCACATCCTGCCGAACATCGCGAACATGGCCGCCCTGTTCTTCGCGATGGGGGTCGGACTGGCGATACTCGAACAGGCCGGCCTCTCGTTCATCGGCGTGACCGACCCATTCACGCCCACATGGGGCATCATGATTCGCAACGCCAACCAGGCCGGACGGGTCGCGGACGCGTGGTGGTGGTCGTTCCCGCCGGGCATCATGATAGCACTGACCGTCCTATCGCTGTACCTCCTCGGACGGGGCTACGAAGGCGGCAACGACGACGAGGTGGTGGTCTAA
- a CDS encoding RNA-guided endonuclease InsQ/TnpB family protein, with translation MKRVNTFEVVPQSENDKECLLRLLDASASLWNELTYERRQNYFDDGDVWDTSEYRGRYNGAVGSATVQQVTRKNSEAWRSFFALKGKGEYANPPSYWGNEEDGRELRTYIRCNQYTIQWGKRSRLEIPVGQELKEEYGLGYHERLRLEVRGNPKWDGKQGRLELEYDEVSDTFRAFQPVTVPDSRLDSPLASEEAALDVGANNLVACSTTTGNQYLYDGRKLFERFRETTDEIARLQSKLREGRYSSKRIRRLYRQRTRRRDHAQNALVRDLVERLYDEGVATVYVGDLTDVLETHWSVKVNEKTHNFWAFKKFIHRLACVCEEYGISLEAESEAWTSHTCPECGDHEATVRHEDTLTCPCGFEGHADLTASETFLRENSDTEIRPMARPVRFEWDDHDWSRKPHLHESPKEVRTNPQVASVGR, from the coding sequence ATGAAGCGCGTCAACACCTTCGAGGTCGTCCCACAGTCCGAGAACGACAAAGAATGCCTCCTACGGCTACTCGACGCCTCCGCCTCCCTGTGGAACGAACTCACCTACGAACGTCGTCAGAACTACTTCGATGACGGCGACGTATGGGACACCTCCGAGTACCGAGGACGCTACAACGGCGCCGTCGGGAGCGCGACCGTTCAACAGGTCACGCGCAAGAACAGCGAAGCGTGGCGGTCGTTCTTCGCCCTCAAGGGTAAAGGCGAGTACGCCAACCCACCGTCATACTGGGGCAACGAGGAGGACGGACGAGAACTCCGCACCTACATTCGGTGCAACCAGTACACGATTCAGTGGGGCAAGCGGTCGCGTCTCGAAATCCCTGTCGGGCAAGAACTGAAAGAGGAATACGGACTCGGCTACCACGAACGACTCCGCCTCGAAGTCCGAGGCAACCCGAAATGGGATGGCAAACAGGGACGTCTGGAACTTGAGTACGACGAGGTGAGCGACACGTTCAGGGCTTTCCAACCAGTCACCGTCCCTGATTCTCGACTGGATTCACCACTGGCTTCCGAAGAAGCCGCCCTCGACGTTGGCGCAAACAATCTCGTCGCCTGTTCCACGACCACTGGGAACCAGTACCTCTACGACGGGCGAAAGTTGTTCGAGCGGTTCCGCGAGACGACCGACGAAATCGCCCGCCTCCAGTCAAAACTCCGAGAGGGACGCTACTCCTCGAAACGGATTCGACGGCTGTACCGACAGCGAACCCGTCGCCGTGACCACGCACAGAACGCGCTGGTGCGCGACCTCGTTGAACGGCTGTACGACGAGGGCGTGGCGACTGTGTACGTAGGCGACCTGACCGACGTGCTGGAAACGCACTGGTCGGTCAAGGTGAACGAGAAAACGCACAACTTCTGGGCGTTCAAGAAGTTCATCCACCGTCTCGCATGTGTCTGTGAGGAGTACGGCATCAGCCTCGAAGCCGAGTCGGAAGCATGGACGAGTCATACGTGTCCCGAGTGTGGCGACCACGAAGCGACGGTTCGCCACGAGGATACGCTGACGTGTCCGTGTGGTTTCGAGGGGCACGCCGACCTCACAGCGTCAGAAACGTTCCTTCGAGAAAACAGCGATACGGAAATCAGGCCGATGGCACGGCCCGTGCGATTCGAGTGGGACGACCACGACTGGTCGAGGAAACCACACCTTCACGAAAGTCCCAAAGAAGTGCGCACAAACCCGCAAGTTGCCTCCGTGGGTCGGTAG
- a CDS encoding ABC transporter ATP-binding protein, which yields MSDPLLEFEDVYIRYRTDGFNDVHAVNAASFSIDEHDYFGLVGESGCGKSTIADAIVGGLDDNGEVVSGTIRYKGKEIQDYSEAEFNKNIRWKEISVIPQSSMNSLDPVMKLSEQAVEMAKYHTDLSNAEALDRLRELFDVVGLSESRIDDYPHQFSGGMQQRAIIAFALFLRPSLIIADEPTTALDVIMQDQIIDHINGLKDEWDVSMLLITHDISLVFENCDSMAVMHGGQIAEAGTVEDVFDHPRHPYAILLQNAFPDVRFPDRELAVIDGHPPQLHDEVDFCTFVDRCPWAEPACREGAPPANPVTGDEDHLAWCIRADEMSELAAEYLDRSTESTSILEGEG from the coding sequence GTGTCCGACCCATTACTCGAGTTCGAGGACGTCTACATCCGCTACCGAACCGACGGGTTCAACGACGTCCACGCGGTCAACGCCGCCTCGTTTTCGATCGACGAACACGACTACTTCGGATTGGTCGGCGAGAGCGGGTGCGGCAAGAGCACAATCGCCGACGCAATCGTCGGGGGCCTCGACGACAACGGCGAGGTCGTCTCGGGGACGATCCGGTACAAGGGCAAGGAGATTCAGGACTACTCCGAGGCAGAGTTCAACAAGAACATTCGCTGGAAGGAGATCTCAGTGATCCCCCAATCGTCGATGAACAGCCTCGACCCCGTGATGAAGCTGAGCGAGCAAGCCGTCGAGATGGCGAAGTACCACACCGACCTCTCGAACGCCGAGGCGCTCGACCGACTCCGGGAGCTGTTCGACGTCGTCGGGCTGTCAGAATCCCGAATCGACGACTACCCGCACCAGTTCTCGGGCGGGATGCAACAGCGGGCGATCATCGCGTTCGCGCTGTTCCTCCGGCCCAGCCTGATCATCGCGGACGAGCCGACGACGGCGCTCGACGTCATCATGCAGGACCAGATCATAGACCACATCAACGGCCTGAAAGACGAGTGGGACGTCAGCATGCTGCTCATCACGCACGACATCTCACTAGTGTTCGAGAACTGTGACTCGATGGCGGTCATGCACGGCGGCCAAATCGCCGAAGCGGGCACGGTCGAGGACGTGTTCGACCACCCGCGGCACCCGTACGCGATCCTCCTCCAGAACGCGTTCCCGGACGTGCGCTTTCCGGACCGCGAGCTGGCCGTGATAGACGGGCACCCGCCCCAACTTCACGACGAGGTGGACTTCTGCACGTTCGTCGATCGGTGTCCGTGGGCCGAGCCCGCCTGCCGCGAAGGTGCGCCTCCGGCGAACCCCGTGACCGGCGACGAGGACCACCTCGCGTGGTGCATCCGGGCCGACGAGATGTCGGAGCTGGCGGCCGAGTACCTCGACCGCTCGACCGAGTCGACGAGTATCTTGGAGGGAGAAGGATGA
- a CDS encoding fumarylacetoacetate hydrolase family protein yields the protein MQRVRFRDPAGSVRLGEWEDGDVVFENRRYDLEEVRILPPTNPSKIVCIGLNYRDHAEETDSEIPERPLLFLKAPNTLAAHGDTIALPEDKERIDHEAELGVVIGEQCRNVSADHAEDVIAGYTCVNDLSNRDDQRQEQNWVRGKSFDNAAPIGPVVASSDRVPDDAAIELRKNGEVQQKSTVDNLIFSIPELIAEITNLITLEQGDVIATGTTSGVGPISDGDTIEVEVEGVGTLRNEFVAKEFSGEIDHNFMPDQ from the coding sequence ATGCAACGAGTTCGATTCCGAGACCCAGCAGGCTCGGTACGTCTCGGAGAATGGGAGGACGGGGACGTGGTATTCGAGAATCGACGGTACGACCTCGAGGAGGTACGGATACTACCGCCGACCAATCCAAGTAAGATCGTCTGTATCGGGTTGAACTACAGAGACCACGCCGAGGAGACCGATTCGGAGATCCCGGAGCGACCGCTGTTGTTCCTCAAAGCGCCGAATACGCTGGCTGCCCACGGTGATACGATTGCGCTCCCGGAGGACAAAGAGCGCATCGACCATGAGGCCGAACTGGGCGTCGTCATTGGCGAGCAGTGTCGGAACGTCTCGGCCGACCACGCCGAAGACGTCATCGCGGGGTACACCTGCGTCAACGACCTCTCGAATCGAGACGACCAGCGTCAGGAACAGAACTGGGTGCGCGGGAAGTCGTTCGACAACGCCGCCCCGATCGGCCCGGTCGTCGCGTCATCCGATCGGGTTCCCGACGATGCCGCAATCGAACTGCGGAAGAACGGCGAGGTCCAACAGAAGTCAACTGTAGATAACCTCATTTTCTCTATTCCCGAATTGATAGCGGAGATTACGAATCTAATTACCCTCGAGCAAGGGGACGTAATTGCAACGGGCACCACGTCGGGTGTCGGCCCAATAAGCGACGGAGACACTATCGAGGTCGAAGTCGAAGGGGTCGGCACGCTTCGCAATGAGTTCGTCGCCAAAGAGTTCAGCGGAGAAATTGATCACAACTTTATGCCTGATCAATAG
- the tnpA gene encoding IS200/IS605 family transposase: protein MVKGTRHAKYELYYHIVFVPKSGGTEGPADLAEQGSAQYRRSHLTGKTKERLETIFAEICEDKDLELAESDVMPDHVHLFIGSPPKNAPSLIVNWVKGISARKYNQRYDDRVKWTRSYYVGTAGSASKGAVEQYIAEQEGDDA, encoded by the coding sequence ATGGTAAAGGGTACCCGTCACGCGAAATACGAGCTCTACTACCACATAGTGTTCGTGCCGAAATCTGGCGGGACCGAAGGTCCCGCTGACCTCGCGGAACAGGGTTCCGCTCAGTATCGGCGTTCGCACCTGACGGGGAAGACGAAGGAACGTCTCGAAACCATCTTCGCGGAAATCTGCGAGGACAAAGACCTCGAACTGGCCGAGTCCGATGTCATGCCCGACCACGTACACCTGTTCATCGGGAGTCCACCGAAGAACGCCCCGTCTCTCATCGTCAACTGGGTCAAGGGCATCTCGGCGCGGAAATACAACCAACGCTACGATGACCGCGTGAAGTGGACTCGTTCGTACTACGTCGGAACAGCGGGAAGTGCCTCGAAGGGCGCTGTCGAACAGTACATCGCTGAACAGGAAGGCGACGACGCATGA
- a CDS encoding MFS transporter, producing the protein MQRREWLFAFVVSGVHGVDHLLKRVFPPLIPIWAAAFGYPLWKLGLILGAHTFGSALGQAPMGILSDRYDRRYLLSVGIGVMGVGVLILATIPAITPLGLSFSVLGYGVDSRLVTMLAAMLVAGLGSSTVHPTGYPLITVNVDAANKGRVLGMWGSASKFGDGLAPAAVGVLLVFVPWTVVLGLFGALAVAFTAALFVVLRAFETEPVDVDPETSAKPQSDDDGRAYRYPMIVIFVYFTVQIMAANGVTVFLPEFVTSIYGFTVSAFGTTLEPESTASFYYSSLLIVAGLAQLGTGVLADRFDHRKIVIGYLLVATVALTALSTLALSPVGLVVVLVVLGASLFSQNPARDALVSDITPPEREGRTFGYLWTGALVAASISPPIIGYIGEILSLRVAFAMLAGVVLLSAVPIALLLNERIYSERAPTVADTD; encoded by the coding sequence ATGCAACGCCGTGAGTGGCTGTTCGCGTTCGTCGTTAGCGGCGTGCACGGGGTCGACCATCTCTTGAAGCGAGTCTTCCCCCCACTGATTCCGATATGGGCGGCGGCGTTCGGCTACCCCCTCTGGAAACTCGGCCTGATACTCGGCGCCCACACGTTCGGTTCCGCGCTTGGGCAAGCACCGATGGGAATCCTCTCCGACAGGTACGACCGGCGGTATCTGCTCTCTGTGGGCATAGGCGTGATGGGAGTCGGCGTACTGATTCTCGCCACGATTCCGGCGATCACTCCACTCGGTCTCAGTTTTTCCGTCCTTGGATACGGCGTGGACAGTCGCTTGGTGACGATGCTGGCGGCGATGCTTGTTGCCGGCCTCGGTTCGAGTACGGTTCATCCGACAGGGTATCCCCTCATCACAGTGAACGTGGACGCGGCCAACAAGGGGCGAGTCCTCGGAATGTGGGGGAGCGCGTCTAAATTCGGCGACGGATTGGCTCCGGCGGCGGTCGGCGTCCTGCTCGTCTTCGTGCCGTGGACCGTTGTCCTCGGTTTGTTCGGTGCGCTCGCCGTCGCGTTCACGGCTGCACTCTTCGTTGTTCTCCGAGCCTTCGAGACCGAACCGGTGGACGTCGATCCCGAAACCTCTGCCAAACCCCAGAGCGACGATGACGGCCGCGCATACAGGTATCCGATGATCGTTATCTTCGTCTACTTCACCGTCCAGATAATGGCAGCCAACGGCGTCACCGTCTTCCTCCCCGAGTTCGTCACGTCGATATACGGATTCACGGTTTCGGCGTTCGGTACGACGCTTGAGCCCGAATCAACCGCTAGTTTCTACTACTCGTCACTCCTGATAGTCGCCGGGCTGGCGCAGCTGGGAACCGGCGTGCTTGCCGATCGGTTCGACCATCGGAAGATCGTCATTGGCTACCTCCTGGTGGCGACGGTTGCGCTGACGGCGCTCTCGACGCTGGCACTCTCGCCCGTCGGTCTGGTCGTCGTCCTCGTCGTTCTCGGTGCGAGTCTGTTCAGCCAGAATCCGGCACGAGACGCGTTGGTGAGCGATATCACCCCGCCCGAGCGCGAAGGGAGGACCTTCGGCTACCTCTGGACCGGGGCGCTCGTGGCGGCGTCAATTTCACCACCGATCATTGGGTACATCGGTGAAATCCTTAGCCTGCGCGTTGCGTTCGCCATGCTCGCCGGAGTCGTCCTCCTTTCGGCCGTTCCGATCGCGTTGCTATTGAACGAAAGGATCTACTCCGAGAGGGCTCCGACCGTCGCCGACACCGACTGA
- a CDS encoding CARDB domain-containing protein, with amino-acid sequence MRHKGTSLADSLPAFQANPALIYDGISPQSGRRVNREWALPLKPFGAIAPMFDQLGEVGQDLYGAGAYPEMARIQYHPLGDEAVLYVDGPTIVERENAHTWRVEPLGHQTTYDAHLEGETDTLIDFAILPADESDAVALTYDTDTDCYRCELAADNEYEITRRVPKRAIIVEDFQVTPESISVGETATVSMTVKNTSALAGTHEVSLTVGRASFTQSVTLNSHSSQDVRFEVSPETPGTYNVTIAHENRALHVEDS; translated from the coding sequence ATGCGACACAAAGGAACGTCGCTCGCGGACTCGCTTCCTGCGTTCCAGGCGAATCCAGCACTGATCTACGACGGCATCTCACCACAGTCCGGACGGCGGGTCAACCGGGAGTGGGCTCTCCCACTGAAACCGTTCGGCGCCATCGCGCCGATGTTCGACCAACTCGGCGAAGTCGGACAGGACCTCTACGGCGCAGGTGCGTACCCCGAGATGGCGCGAATCCAATACCATCCACTCGGGGACGAGGCCGTCCTCTACGTTGACGGACCCACCATTGTAGAACGTGAAAATGCACACACGTGGCGTGTCGAACCCCTCGGCCACCAGACGACCTATGACGCACACCTCGAGGGAGAGACCGACACCCTCATCGACTTCGCCATACTGCCAGCGGACGAGAGTGACGCGGTGGCACTCACCTACGACACGGATACCGACTGCTATCGGTGTGAGCTCGCTGCTGACAACGAGTACGAGATAACACGAAGGGTCCCCAAGCGTGCGATAATCGTCGAGGACTTTCAGGTGACTCCGGAGTCTATCAGCGTTGGCGAAACCGCAACTGTCTCGATGACGGTCAAGAACACGTCCGCGCTGGCAGGCACCCACGAAGTTTCGCTCACCGTCGGCAGGGCGTCGTTCACTCAGTCAGTCACGCTCAATTCCCATAGCTCACAGGACGTGCGCTTCGAGGTCTCGCCTGAGACGCCGGGAACATACAATGTCACTATCGCCCACGAAAATCGGGCACTGCACGTCGAGGACTCCTGA
- a CDS encoding ATP-binding protein, translating into MPDFINRTEELSRLHDLYDSDEPELAVIFGRRRLGKTELVKHSLREADDAVIYQAKQKTADLQLRQFIEVAAETYPGITRIREDWEAILGYLADQDAVIVLDEFPYLVEQDQSLPSVLQAMFDHELDDSAATIVLVGSSISMMEEAALLGNSPLYGRSSLKLDIRQLSFDAAMEFFPKGYTAAQQVLTWGVFGGVPYYLEEVSSDASLGENIQQTILSRHGSLRNEPDYVLRMELTEPTRYFSILEAIAGGNTGRNEIAGTTGIDYNQLSKYLQRLSRLRLVDQHVPVTERKERTKRSRYRIRDPFFRFWFHFVYGTGDRYDEFGDEAYEVLVEPELPDFVSHSFEELCCSALRTLYPEYTITDTGQWWYGEHEVDVVGLTTGDTLLAGECKFQRSPLGYDALSKLEAHVEELRWTPDGGRERTEEYALFSRSGFKASVEEAAEERENLRLFTVEDIVEALNR; encoded by the coding sequence ATGCCGGATTTCATCAATCGAACGGAGGAACTTTCTCGCCTTCACGACCTCTATGACTCAGACGAACCAGAGCTAGCAGTGATTTTTGGTCGACGTCGACTCGGGAAGACCGAACTCGTCAAACACTCGCTTCGCGAGGCGGATGACGCAGTCATATATCAAGCGAAACAGAAGACGGCCGACCTCCAACTCCGACAGTTCATCGAAGTCGCGGCGGAAACGTATCCCGGAATCACACGCATTCGTGAAGACTGGGAAGCGATTCTTGGCTATCTTGCCGACCAGGACGCTGTCATCGTCCTTGACGAGTTTCCGTACCTCGTCGAGCAAGATCAAAGCCTTCCCTCCGTCCTCCAAGCAATGTTCGACCACGAACTCGACGACTCAGCCGCAACAATCGTACTCGTCGGGTCGTCAATTAGCATGATGGAGGAGGCAGCACTCCTCGGGAATAGCCCCCTCTACGGACGGTCGTCACTGAAGCTCGATATTAGGCAACTCTCGTTCGACGCCGCGATGGAATTCTTCCCCAAGGGTTACACGGCCGCCCAACAAGTTCTCACATGGGGTGTTTTCGGTGGCGTCCCCTACTATCTCGAAGAGGTCTCCTCCGATGCGAGCCTTGGCGAAAATATTCAGCAAACGATTCTTTCACGTCACGGCTCACTTCGGAACGAACCCGATTACGTACTCCGAATGGAGCTCACAGAGCCGACTCGGTACTTCTCGATTCTGGAAGCAATCGCTGGAGGGAATACAGGTCGAAACGAAATTGCGGGGACCACCGGTATCGACTACAACCAACTCTCAAAGTATCTCCAGCGGCTATCACGACTCCGATTAGTCGACCAGCACGTCCCAGTCACCGAGCGGAAAGAGCGAACGAAGCGAAGTCGCTACCGCATCCGTGATCCCTTCTTCCGCTTCTGGTTCCACTTCGTCTACGGGACTGGCGACCGATACGACGAGTTCGGCGACGAAGCATACGAGGTACTCGTCGAACCCGAGTTACCGGACTTCGTGAGTCACTCGTTCGAAGAACTGTGCTGTTCAGCGTTGCGAACGCTCTATCCAGAATACACGATTACAGATACAGGCCAATGGTGGTACGGTGAACACGAAGTCGATGTTGTCGGTCTCACAACTGGAGACACCCTCCTTGCAGGGGAATGCAAATTCCAGCGTTCGCCACTCGGTTACGATGCGTTATCGAAACTCGAAGCTCACGTCGAGGAGTTACGGTGGACGCCGGACGGAGGAAGGGAGCGAACTGAGGAATATGCGCTGTTCTCACGGAGTGGCTTCAAAGCATCAGTCGAAGAAGCCGCCGAAGAGCGGGAGAATCTCCGTCTGTTTACTGTCGAAGATATCGTCGAAGCACTCAATCGGTAG
- a CDS encoding nucleotidyltransferase domain-containing protein, translating into MSENTKQGIKVCISTTPDDDTDIFRISAADDILRLLVDANDTEFTIPELVDAVGVTRSTVWRAVQLLDHLDVVRIRDTPQRKYVSIDPERLQKDDPILAIEQPEFHDPVRAFVEEVRSALGEADDVETVVGIVLFGSVARGEADRQSDIDFFVVVDGDRTTARRCVTDVVSELRERRFDGDRFDFEPYVESAESARRAGAKLREIFEEGITVYGTEQLQSIRKEVFADE; encoded by the coding sequence GTGTCCGAAAATACGAAACAAGGTATAAAGGTCTGCATCAGCACCACTCCTGACGACGATACAGATATCTTCCGAATCAGTGCCGCGGACGACATCCTTCGACTGCTGGTTGACGCGAACGACACGGAATTCACGATTCCAGAACTAGTCGATGCAGTGGGAGTGACCCGTTCGACAGTCTGGCGAGCTGTACAACTACTCGACCACCTCGACGTGGTGCGTATCCGCGACACCCCGCAGAGGAAGTACGTCTCGATTGACCCGGAACGTCTCCAGAAAGACGATCCAATACTCGCAATCGAACAGCCAGAGTTTCACGACCCCGTCAGAGCGTTTGTCGAAGAGGTTCGGTCTGCACTCGGTGAAGCAGACGACGTCGAAACCGTCGTCGGTATCGTCCTGTTCGGAAGTGTCGCTCGCGGCGAAGCAGACCGGCAGAGCGACATCGACTTCTTCGTCGTCGTAGATGGCGATAGAACAACTGCCAGACGGTGCGTGACAGACGTGGTCAGCGAACTCCGTGAGCGTCGTTTCGACGGCGACCGATTCGACTTTGAGCCGTACGTCGAATCAGCAGAGAGCGCACGCCGGGCAGGAGCAAAGCTACGAGAAATCTTCGAGGAAGGAATTACCGTGTATGGAACTGAGCAACTGCAGTCGATTCGCAAGGAGGTTTTCGCCGATGAGTAG
- a CDS encoding aldo/keto reductase — protein MATRPQIPTLGLGTYRNDDPDQCAESVRTALEVGYRHFDTAEAYGNEEAVGEGIATGGVPREDVFLATKVLHPKFTDDYSTESIVENGRACLDRLDVDSVDLFYGVHWPGGDYDPEDTFQACARLDEEGAFDHLGVCNMTPELIDEARDVSDLPISAVQVEMHPLLQQEEIREYCDRHGMALVAYAPLGNGRVFEVPELREIGKKHGVSEAQVSLAWLREKGVAAIPKATSEEHIRDNWQSLDLDLDLGLDDEDISRIDSIDREKRQYDNPYAPDW, from the coding sequence ATGGCGACACGCCCGCAAATACCGACGCTCGGGCTCGGCACGTACCGAAACGACGATCCCGACCAGTGCGCCGAGAGCGTACGGACTGCCTTGGAGGTGGGGTACCGACACTTCGACACCGCGGAAGCGTACGGTAACGAGGAGGCGGTCGGGGAGGGAATAGCGACCGGCGGCGTGCCGCGCGAGGACGTCTTTCTCGCCACGAAAGTCCTGCACCCAAAGTTCACCGACGACTACTCGACCGAGAGCATCGTCGAAAACGGCCGGGCCTGCCTGGACCGCCTCGACGTCGACTCGGTCGACCTGTTCTACGGCGTTCACTGGCCGGGTGGCGACTACGACCCCGAGGACACATTTCAGGCCTGCGCCCGCCTCGACGAGGAGGGCGCGTTCGACCACCTTGGGGTGTGCAACATGACGCCCGAACTAATCGACGAAGCTCGTGACGTCTCCGACCTGCCGATTTCGGCCGTACAGGTCGAGATGCACCCGTTGCTCCAACAGGAGGAAATCCGGGAGTACTGCGACCGCCACGGGATGGCACTGGTCGCCTACGCCCCGCTCGGTAACGGCCGCGTGTTCGAGGTTCCGGAACTCCGCGAAATCGGAAAGAAACACGGCGTGAGCGAAGCACAGGTCAGCCTCGCGTGGCTGCGCGAGAAGGGCGTCGCGGCCATCCCCAAGGCAACGAGCGAAGAGCACATCCGCGACAACTGGCAGTCGCTCGACCTCGACCTTGACCTCGGCCTCGACGACGAAGACATCTCGAGAATCGACTCGATCGACCGCGAGAAACGCCAGTACGACAATCCCTATGCGCCGGACTGGTAA